The following is a genomic window from Thioclava electrotropha.
GAAATCCGCGCTGCCGATCAGGATGTCCTGCCCCTCGAGGTCCTTGAAGCTTTGCCCCACGCGCACCGCATTGGGCGCGCTGAAGGCGATGGCCATCGAGGTCCGGCGGCTATAGCAGCGCGGGGCGTCGGCCACGGCGTTGCGCCCCGCGATATGCCCTTCGTCCGAGGCCTCGTGCAAAATCGGACGAATGGCATTCGCGTCGCCTGTCAGAAAGACCTGCAGATCGCCGATCTGGGTGGTTGAGGCGTCGACCTCCGGCATCCCGTGATCGTCGAGCGGCACGCCCAGCGTCTCCAGCCCGAGCCCCGCGATATTGGGGCGGCGTCCCATCGCGGCGAGCACGGCATCGGCCTCGAATTCCACGCCGCCTGCGCCTTTCACGATCAGGCTGCCCGCATCGCCTTCGGAAATCTCCGCCGGGGCGCCCAGATGCAGCGGCAGCTCCGCCGCGATCGCGTCGCGCAAGACCGCTGCGACCTCCGGGTCGGTCATGCCGGCGACGCTTTCCAGCGCGTCGAAACCCGCGACCTCGATCCCCATCCGCGCCATCGCCTGTGCCAGCTCCACCCCGATCGCGCCCATGCCGATCACCGCGATCCGCTTGGGCAGATCGTCGAGGGTGAACAGCGTGTCGGTGGTCAGGATGCGCTCGCCAAAGGTCTTCCACGGCCCCGGCAGCACCGGCGACGAACCCGTCGCGAGGATGATCGCATCGGCGGTCACCTCGCCATGGCCTTCAATCTCGATCCGGTTCGGACCGAGGAGCGTGGCGCGACCCGAGATCGCCTTGTCGCCAAGGGCTTTGGGG
Proteins encoded in this region:
- a CDS encoding dihydrolipoyl dehydrogenase; the encoded protein is MSQHARVVIIGSGSAGLSALREVRHATDDFLIVNDGHWGTTCAESGCMPSKALIEAANAFHRRHDFEAFGISGAEALRIDVPAVMARMKRMRDGFTKSPRKVPKALGDKAISGRATLLGPNRIEIEGHGEVTADAIILATGSSPVLPGPWKTFGERILTTDTLFTLDDLPKRIAVIGMGAIGVELAQAMARMGIEVAGFDALESVAGMTDPEVAAVLRDAIAAELPLHLGAPAEISEGDAGSLIVKGAGGVEFEADAVLAAMGRRPNIAGLGLETLGVPLDDHGMPEVDASTTQIGDLQVFLTGDANAIRPILHEASDEGHIAGRNAVADAPRCYSRRTSMAIAFSAPNAVRVGQSFKDLEGQDILIGSADFATQSRARLAEEAYGMLRVYAEPETGKLLGCEMALPEGEHFAHLFGLAIQSGMSVFDMLAMPFYHPVVEEGLRSALREISKQLPDEDRSDLSDCPEKGHPALD